The following is a genomic window from Desulfurellaceae bacterium.
TCATTCCAGCCCAGGGCAAGCATCATGACCGGGGCGGCAACCGAGATATTCACCCGGTCGGCGTAGTTGATCATGCTGCCCGTGGCCAGCAGGCCGACGAGTCGGTAGCGTACGGGGAAGGCCATGCGCTTCCCCTCAGGCCCGGATCAGATCGTGGGCGCGGAGTGTGACCGCAGAGTCCGCCCCGTCCTCAAAAAAATAATCGTCGGTGACCTGACTCATCGGCCCGAACTCCAGGTTCATGGCCACCACGTCCTCGCTCGGCCACCAGCGCAGACGCACCCCGAGCACTCCGGCCGGCACCGCGTGCTCGGTCTGTCGGCCGCCCGGCCCGTCGTAGAAATAGTCGCCCTCCTCACCCTCGCGCGAGACCAGCCAGCTGCCCATCCAGCGTTTGCGCCGCTCCTCGGCCAGCTCGGCCTCGCCCCAGTCCACCATCAGTCGGTCCGGCTTCATGCTCGCCCCTCGTCCGGCATCTCAAACCCGTACAGTTTGGCCGCCGTCCCGCCCAACACCTGACGCCGCTCGTCATCGCTCAGCTCGCCCATCGTGCGCTCAATGACCTCCCCGGAGCGCGGCCAGGTGCCCTCGTGGTGCGGGTAGTCATCGCCCCACATCAAGTTCTCGGCACCGATCCACTTGCGCGTCTCCAGGCCGATCGGATCATCCTGAAACGTGGCATAGCCCTGGCGGCGGAAATACTCGCTGGGCAACATCTCCAACTTGGGCGCGACCCAGAAGTGATGCTTCTGATAGCCCTCGTCCATGACCCACAGGGTCCAGGCCAGCCAGCCGATACCGGCCTCAACCGTGGCAAACCTGAGCTGCGGAAAGCGCTGCAAGATGCCCGACACACACATCTGGGTCACCGGCTCGATCGCGGTCGATAGCGCGTGCCACACATAGTTGAGGATCGCCCCGCCGTTGCCGGTTGCGGTGCGCGGGTCCTTGCCCGTCCCGACATGAAAGCTGATCGGCAGGCCGGCGTCCTGAATGGCCGCCCACAGCGGCTCGTACAGCGGCAGGTTATACGGCTGGTCCGGCACCTGGACCGGCAGAAAGACCACCCGGTAGCCGAGCCTGGCCACCCGCTCGACCTCTGTGACCGCCGTCTCGACATTCTGGGGCGCAATCGCCGCCACCGGCAGCGAGCGCTTCTGGCTGGGCGGGAAGACCTCAATCGCCCAGTCGTTCCACACCCGGCACAGCTCGGTCTGGTGCTCGGGGTCGGGCGAGGCCCACATCAACAGACCCCGGTTGGGATACACCACCTCGGCGTCAATGCCGTCCCGGTCCAGATCGGCGTGGCGTTTGCTCGCCTCCCAGCTACCGCCCCTGGCCCGTTCCAGATCGTCCCCGTCGAGGCTGAAATCCCGAATCCGGGTCGGCCGCTGGCCCTCAACGATCAGGGTTTTTCGGCCCCTGTCGTCCAGCTCCATGCGGGGCAGCCGGTGGCGAAACCTGGGCGCCACCCGGCGCTCCCACAGATCCGGCGGCTCCAGCACATGGCAGTCCGCCGATATCACACAATACGGTTTCTTCGTCTGTTCAGATCCCGCCGATGCCATAAGACCTCCTGTTGCTTCACTTGATCGCGTACGCATTAGCCGGCGACCCAACCCCGCCCGGCAGGTTGAGCGGCACCGACACCAGAAAGAACTCGTACACCCCGTCCTGGACGCAGTCCCGAGCCAGCTCTTCCAGATCCCACACCTCGCCGATCGGCATACCCTGCAGGGCGATCAGCCGCCGGTGCTGGAAGCCGCCCGTTTTAGCGTCAACCGGCAGCGCCTCAAGCGCCACATTATCCGAGGCCATGGCCGCAATCTGGTGGTCCCACAGCCAGGCCGCAGTCTCCTGCGTGGCGTCCAGGCCGGGACACGCCATGCCACCCTCGCCCGGATGCAGGGTCCCGCGCAGCGCCTCGCGGCCAGCCTCATCCAGCCCGTCATACCAGGCCAGCCAGCCCGTGCGCAGCAGCACAATATCCCCGGCCTGGACGCTCACCTGCTGCGCCTGGGCGACCCGCTGCAAAGCGCTGGGTCGCGTCCAGCGGACTGCCCTGGTGTTCCATATAGCGGGCCGCGTCCAGCAGTACACCGCGACCGAC
Proteins encoded in this region:
- a CDS encoding amidohydrolase; the protein is MASAGSEQTKKPYCVISADCHVLEPPDLWERRVAPRFRHRLPRMELDDRGRKTLIVEGQRPTRIRDFSLDGDDLERARGGSWEASKRHADLDRDGIDAEVVYPNRGLLMWASPDPEHQTELCRVWNDWAIEVFPPSQKRSLPVAAIAPQNVETAVTEVERVARLGYRVVFLPVQVPDQPYNLPLYEPLWAAIQDAGLPISFHVGTGKDPRTATGNGGAILNYVWHALSTAIEPVTQMCVSGILQRFPQLRFATVEAGIGWLAWTLWVMDEGYQKHHFWVAPKLEMLPSEYFRRQGYATFQDDPIGLETRKWIGAENLMWGDDYPHHEGTWPRSGEVIERTMGELSDDERRQVLGGTAAKLYGFEMPDEGRA
- a CDS encoding cyclase family protein, yielding MQRVAQAQQVSVQAGDIVLLRTGWLAWYDGLDEAGREALRGTLHPGEGGMACPGLDATQETAAWLWDHQIAAMASDNVALEALPVDAKTGGFQHRRLIALQGMPIGEVWDLEELARDCVQDGVYEFFLVSVPLNLPGGVGSPANAYAIK